GCCAGGGCATCCTTGAGTTCCACCAGCCCCGCAATGGTGATGGCTGGAATGCCGAGAAGAAAAGAAAATCGCGCGGCATCGGCACGCTGCCAGCCGTCGAACAGAGCAGCGGTGAGGGTGCTGCCGGAACGGGAGACCCCTGGAATCAAGGCCAAGGCCTGCGCCAAACCCACCACCAGGCCATCACGTCCTGAAACGTCCGACAGCTTCTTGCGACGCACTCCATTCCGTTCCGCCAGAGCAAGCAACAACGCCATCACGATCGAAACGATGGCAATGGAAGGAACACTTCGCAGAGGCGACTGTTCGTAACCCTGAGCCCAAAACAGTTTGATCCCCAACCCAATCAGCAGAATCGGCAGGGTGCCAACTGCCATTGCGATGCCAAGGCGCGCCTCGGGTTCACGCCACTGGCCATGGCGAATGGCTCGACTGATCCCCCGCAGCACCTTGTTG
The Synechococcus sp. PROS-U-1 DNA segment above includes these coding regions:
- a CDS encoding undecaprenyl-diphosphate phosphatase, yielding MADPSASLTLLEACWRDLVLGVVQGLTEFLPISSTAHLKVVPVLLGWGDPGVSVTAAIQLGSIVAVIAYFRADLNKVLRGISRAIRHGQWREPEARLGIAMAVGTLPILLIGLGIKLFWAQGYEQSPLRSVPSIAIVSIVMALLLALAERNGVRRKKLSDVSGRDGLVVGLAQALALIPGVSRSGSTLTAALFDGWQRADAARFSFLLGIPAITIAGLVELKDALAATAGTGPLPLLVGIVSAAVVSWLAIDWLLKFLQRNSTWIFVAYRLLFGMLLLVWWGVYGAH